A single window of Oceanidesulfovibrio indonesiensis DNA harbors:
- a CDS encoding TRAP transporter large permease, with the protein MTSAFLFIALFVFLATGMPIAIGLGLASITTILLFSSDSIASVALKLFEALSGHYTLLAIPFFILSSQFLSTGGVARRLINFAIDCVGFIRGGLAMASVLACMLFAAVSGSSPATVAAIGSIVIAGMVRSGYPERMAAGVIANAGTLGILIPPSIVMLVYAAATSESAARLFMAGFIPGILMGTMLMIAIYIMARIKKLPAQPFPGFVALFKSSFTAMGGLLLIVIVLGSIYGGIASPTEAAAVSAVYAYFIAVFIYRDMGPMKGVRWRNDGENIGASVVRNLYQMALALPKSISHPEIRKTILDASRVSIMLLFIIANAMLFAHVLTTERIPHMIAEMITGWGLPAWGFLIVVNIVLLIAGNFMEPSAILLIMAPILFPIALQLGIDPIHLGVIMVVNMEIGMITPPVGLNLFVTAGITGRSIGWVVRAALPWLLILLVFLIMITYIPQISLFLPEYIDHLKGY; encoded by the coding sequence ATGACATCGGCATTCCTGTTCATCGCGCTCTTCGTCTTCCTGGCGACGGGCATGCCCATCGCCATCGGCCTCGGACTCGCAAGCATCACCACAATCCTGCTGTTCTCCAGCGACTCGATCGCCTCCGTGGCGCTCAAGCTGTTCGAGGCGCTCTCCGGACACTACACGCTGCTCGCCATTCCGTTCTTCATCCTCTCGTCGCAGTTCCTTTCCACTGGCGGCGTGGCGCGCCGGCTCATCAACTTCGCTATTGACTGCGTGGGTTTCATCCGCGGAGGCCTCGCCATGGCTTCGGTCCTGGCGTGCATGCTGTTCGCCGCCGTCTCGGGATCATCGCCGGCAACGGTGGCGGCCATCGGCTCCATCGTCATCGCCGGCATGGTCCGTTCGGGCTACCCGGAACGCATGGCTGCAGGCGTCATCGCCAACGCGGGCACGCTGGGCATCCTCATTCCGCCCTCCATCGTCATGCTGGTCTATGCGGCGGCCACCTCGGAATCGGCAGCCCGGCTGTTCATGGCCGGCTTCATTCCTGGCATCCTCATGGGCACCATGCTCATGATCGCCATCTACATCATGGCGCGCATCAAGAAGCTGCCTGCGCAGCCTTTTCCGGGCTTTGTCGCGCTCTTCAAGTCCAGCTTCACGGCCATGGGCGGCCTCCTGCTCATCGTCATCGTCCTCGGCTCCATATACGGCGGCATCGCCAGTCCAACCGAAGCCGCGGCGGTATCTGCCGTCTACGCTTACTTCATCGCCGTGTTCATCTACCGCGACATGGGGCCCATGAAGGGCGTCCGCTGGCGCAACGATGGGGAGAACATCGGCGCATCGGTGGTGCGGAACCTGTACCAAATGGCCTTGGCGCTGCCCAAATCCATTTCGCATCCTGAAATCCGCAAGACCATCCTCGATGCCTCGCGGGTTTCGATCATGCTGCTTTTCATCATCGCCAACGCCATGCTGTTTGCGCACGTGCTCACCACCGAGCGCATACCGCACATGATTGCCGAGATGATCACCGGATGGGGACTGCCCGCCTGGGGATTCCTCATCGTGGTCAACATCGTGCTGCTCATCGCGGGCAACTTCATGGAGCCTTCGGCGATCCTGCTCATCATGGCGCCCATTCTGTTCCCCATCGCCCTGCAGTTGGGGATCGACCCCATCCACCTGGGCGTCATCATGGTCGTCAACATGGAAATCGGCATGATAACGCCGCCCGTGGGACTGAACCTCTTTGTCACTGCGGGCATAACGGGACGCAGCATCGGATGGGTCGTGCGCGCGGCCTTGCCCTGGCTGCTCATCCTGCTCGTATTCCTCATCATGATAACCTACATCCCGCAGATTTCCCTCTTCCTGCCCGAGTACATCGACCACCTGAAGGGCTACTGA
- a CDS encoding TRAP transporter substrate-binding protein, whose translation MQKKTCVAVILALVFSIGLALSAHAKPIVVKFSHVVAENTPKGKMANKFRDLVAERMGDKVVVEVYPNSQLFNDDGVLQALLLGDVQLAAPALSKFQKYTDVLQIYDLPFLFKDMEAVECFQQGPQGMKMLQSMSNKGILGLGYLHNGMKQLSSSSPLRVPEDAAGKKFRIMTSDVLAAQFEAVNAIPLKKPFSEVFTLLQTKAIDGQENTWSNIYSQKFYEVQPYITESNHGLLDYLVVTSVEFWSGLPEDVATELEDTLADALAYGNEESYNLSQQQKQMIIDSGRSEIIELTDEERAKWVEAMKPVWDQFADEIGQENIDAAVACN comes from the coding sequence ATGCAGAAGAAAACGTGTGTCGCGGTCATTTTGGCCCTCGTTTTTAGCATTGGCCTGGCGCTGAGCGCCCACGCGAAACCCATTGTCGTCAAGTTCTCCCATGTGGTTGCGGAGAACACTCCCAAGGGTAAAATGGCCAACAAGTTCCGCGATCTCGTTGCCGAGCGCATGGGCGATAAGGTCGTTGTCGAAGTCTACCCCAACTCCCAGCTCTTCAACGACGACGGTGTCCTCCAGGCGCTTCTGCTGGGTGACGTGCAACTCGCCGCCCCTGCGCTCTCCAAGTTCCAGAAATACACCGACGTGTTGCAGATCTACGACCTGCCCTTCCTGTTCAAGGACATGGAGGCTGTCGAATGTTTCCAGCAAGGCCCCCAGGGGATGAAGATGCTGCAGTCCATGTCCAACAAAGGCATCCTCGGCCTGGGATACCTGCACAACGGCATGAAGCAGCTTTCCTCCAGCAGCCCCTTGCGCGTGCCTGAAGACGCAGCCGGGAAGAAGTTCCGCATTATGACCTCGGACGTGCTCGCCGCGCAGTTCGAGGCCGTGAACGCCATTCCGCTGAAAAAGCCCTTCTCCGAGGTCTTCACCCTTCTGCAGACCAAGGCCATCGACGGTCAGGAAAACACCTGGTCCAACATCTATTCCCAGAAGTTCTATGAAGTGCAGCCGTACATCACCGAGTCCAACCACGGTCTGCTCGACTATCTGGTCGTGACCAGCGTGGAATTCTGGTCCGGCCTGCCGGAAGACGTGGCAACCGAACTTGAAGACACGCTTGCCGACGCCCTCGCATACGGCAACGAGGAATCCTACAACCTGAGCCAGCAGCAGAAGCAGATGATCATCGACTCCGGTCGTAGCGAGATCATCGAACTGACGGACGAAGAGCGCGCCAAGTGGGTTGAAGCCATGAAGCCGGTGTGGGATCAGTTCGCCGACGAAATTGGCCAGGAAAACATCGACGCAGCCGTCGCCTGCAACTAG
- a CDS encoding heavy metal translocating P-type ATPase, which translates to MKHSRFAVSGMTCAACSSRIERVLGRLEGVDEVSVNLAAETMQIKYDPDRQSDASIAEAVRKLGFDADPIREGGSRDIVLDVGGMTCAACSSRLERVLGKLDGVAHAQVNLATETATIQPEEGADFEALLTAALTAVERAGFSAASRQSAAGGAQDMWDRQRREVEERLAAWRRRLYPAFAFALPLLIISMGEMVGLPMPGFLSPHESPLTFGLAQLLLVLPVVWSGREFYTHGISNLLRGGPNMDSLIAVGTGAAVIYSVWNVVLIALDIDPMAHAMDLYFESAAVLIALVSLGKYFETRSRARTSDAVRALMELSPDEATLVLDSREREGEPGATPDASATKRIPADQVRPGDVLLVRPGERVPVDGVVVWGRSSLDESMLTGESMPVGKEEGDRVTGGTVNGHGAFRMRADRVGEDTTLSRIVRLVQEAQGTKAPIANLADRVSYYFVPAVMAVAVVSGVGWLVSGAEFTFALRIFISVLVIACPCAMGLATPTSIMVATGRGAQLGVLFKSGPALEQAGRLDVLVMDKTGTLTRGEPVVTEIATLGNIEEAQCLALAAGVEAGSEHPLAAAVRRAAEERSIQVSEAATFEYRPGAGVVGEISRNGQTRRVAVGTIALADAVAREAGTPLDDSIRNVLQERMSAMADTGSTPLALVVDGAPAAVLAVADPPRDEARDVLARLGEMGVSVVMLTGDTNRTARAVAQKLGIPDHAPDEKSGELGGYWAEVLPEDKAERVRQLMAQGRVVGMAGDGVNDAPALATADVGMAMGSGMDVAMEAGDVVLMGDSLWSVVDAVALSRAAVRNIKQNLVWAFGYNTLGIPVAAGVLYIFGGPTLSPMIAGAAMALSSVSVVTNALRLRWFRSGRAEKTHSE; encoded by the coding sequence ATGAAACATAGCCGGTTCGCCGTGAGCGGCATGACGTGCGCTGCGTGTTCAAGCCGTATTGAGCGCGTGCTGGGGCGTTTGGAAGGGGTAGACGAGGTTTCCGTGAACCTCGCCGCGGAAACCATGCAGATCAAGTACGACCCCGACAGGCAGAGTGATGCGTCCATCGCCGAGGCGGTGCGCAAACTGGGATTCGATGCCGACCCCATACGCGAGGGAGGCAGCCGGGACATCGTGCTCGACGTGGGCGGCATGACGTGCGCCGCCTGCTCCAGCCGGTTGGAGCGGGTGCTCGGCAAGCTGGACGGCGTTGCCCATGCACAGGTGAACCTGGCCACGGAAACGGCGACCATCCAGCCGGAGGAGGGGGCAGACTTCGAAGCGTTGCTGACCGCTGCATTGACGGCAGTTGAGCGCGCAGGGTTTTCTGCTGCTTCGCGCCAATCCGCGGCAGGCGGGGCTCAGGATATGTGGGACCGCCAGCGCCGCGAGGTGGAGGAGCGCCTGGCAGCGTGGCGCCGCCGGCTCTATCCGGCGTTCGCATTCGCCTTGCCGCTGCTGATCATCTCCATGGGCGAGATGGTGGGCCTGCCCATGCCGGGGTTCCTCAGCCCGCACGAGTCGCCGCTCACATTCGGCCTCGCGCAGCTTCTGCTCGTGCTGCCGGTTGTCTGGTCCGGCCGGGAATTCTACACCCACGGCATTTCGAACCTGCTGCGGGGCGGACCGAACATGGACTCGCTCATAGCCGTGGGCACGGGCGCCGCCGTCATCTATTCCGTGTGGAACGTGGTGCTCATCGCCCTGGACATCGACCCCATGGCCCACGCCATGGATTTGTACTTTGAATCCGCAGCTGTGCTCATCGCACTGGTTTCTTTAGGGAAATATTTCGAGACACGATCCCGCGCCCGGACCTCGGACGCCGTGCGCGCGCTCATGGAGCTCTCGCCGGATGAGGCGACGCTCGTTCTGGACAGCCGGGAGCGTGAGGGAGAACCAGGCGCCACGCCGGATGCCAGCGCGACCAAGCGTATTCCCGCGGACCAGGTGCGCCCCGGCGACGTGCTGCTGGTGCGTCCAGGGGAGCGCGTGCCCGTGGACGGCGTTGTGGTGTGGGGCCGTTCGAGTTTGGACGAGTCCATGCTCACCGGGGAATCCATGCCTGTGGGCAAGGAAGAGGGCGACCGTGTGACCGGCGGTACGGTGAACGGCCACGGCGCGTTCCGTATGCGCGCCGACCGCGTGGGCGAGGACACCACATTGTCGCGAATTGTACGCCTGGTGCAGGAGGCCCAGGGCACCAAGGCCCCCATCGCCAATCTTGCGGACCGCGTGAGCTACTACTTCGTGCCGGCGGTCATGGCCGTGGCGGTCGTGTCCGGCGTGGGCTGGCTCGTCTCCGGGGCGGAGTTCACCTTTGCCCTGCGCATCTTCATCTCGGTGCTCGTCATCGCCTGCCCCTGCGCAATGGGTCTGGCCACGCCTACGTCCATCATGGTGGCCACGGGCCGGGGCGCGCAGCTGGGGGTCCTGTTCAAGAGCGGACCAGCGCTGGAGCAGGCAGGGCGGCTCGATGTGCTGGTGATGGACAAGACCGGCACCCTTACCCGCGGCGAACCGGTGGTGACAGAGATCGCCACGCTGGGGAACATTGAGGAGGCGCAATGCCTCGCCCTGGCCGCCGGTGTGGAGGCAGGCTCTGAACACCCCCTGGCCGCAGCCGTGCGGCGCGCCGCCGAGGAACGCTCCATTCAAGTCTCTGAGGCGGCAACCTTCGAATATCGGCCCGGCGCCGGCGTGGTGGGAGAAATCTCTCGCAATGGGCAAACCCGCCGCGTGGCGGTTGGAACCATCGCCCTGGCGGATGCGGTGGCCCGGGAAGCCGGGACACCGTTGGACGACTCGATACGCAATGTCTTGCAAGAGCGGATGAGCGCGATGGCGGATACGGGCTCCACGCCGCTGGCGCTGGTGGTGGACGGCGCGCCGGCCGCGGTGCTGGCTGTGGCCGACCCGCCGCGGGATGAAGCGCGTGACGTGCTGGCGCGGCTGGGCGAGATGGGCGTGTCCGTGGTCATGCTCACGGGGGACACCAATCGCACGGCCCGGGCAGTGGCGCAGAAACTCGGCATCCCGGACCATGCGCCCGACGAAAAAAGCGGAGAACTGGGCGGCTACTGGGCCGAGGTGCTGCCCGAAGACAAGGCGGAGCGGGTGCGCCAGCTCATGGCGCAGGGCCGTGTGGTGGGCATGGCCGGCGACGGCGTGAACGACGCCCCGGCGCTGGCCACAGCTGACGTGGGCATGGCCATGGGCAGCGGCATGGACGTGGCCATGGAAGCCGGCGACGTGGTGCTCATGGGCGACTCGCTATGGTCCGTGGTGGACGCGGTCGCGCTGTCGCGCGCAGCGGTTCGCAACATTAAGCAGAACCTGGTGTGGGCATTCGGCTACAACACCCTGGGCATCCCGGTGGCAGCCGGCGTGCTGTATATATTCGGTGGGCCGACCCTCTCGCCCATGATCGCCGGCGCGGCCATGGCCTTGAGCTCCGTGAGCGTGGTGACGAATGCGTTGCGGCTGAGGTGGTTCCGCTCGGGACGCGCGGAGAAGACGCATTCGGAATAA
- a CDS encoding MerR family transcriptional regulator, which yields MSNGTEYMSLREIGRRLNIPPSSVAYYKDRFSRFIPQQGGSGRRTRYPADALPIFKEIRHMFNNNYSAEQVERDLARKFSPMHDTGAAPNEARSLSELASVVEKLSDLLDTQALFRAEIESLRTELSTLRQEKELIEKRYRDEIGRLETEVAELRRERTDMFEKIWERIDRKDRGGTGHAKSPDSDFMHLPLVVMNDKGEYLGVAGKHGHFSLQEFIRIVRRNARESDRRVTLRWDAAGSDGYVLTLTTRGTDGQGHEHAIELQQTVTPNGNRVVRIARLTIDGNPVPDPFLLVLFRKIRDGFDI from the coding sequence ATGTCAAACGGCACTGAATATATGAGCTTGCGGGAGATCGGGCGACGCCTCAACATCCCCCCCTCTTCCGTCGCCTACTATAAGGATCGCTTCTCCCGGTTCATCCCTCAACAGGGCGGCAGCGGACGCCGCACCCGTTACCCCGCAGACGCCCTGCCTATTTTCAAGGAGATTCGGCATATGTTCAACAACAACTATTCGGCCGAACAAGTGGAGCGCGACCTTGCGCGCAAATTCTCTCCGATGCACGACACTGGTGCAGCCCCGAACGAAGCACGCAGCCTTTCCGAACTCGCTTCTGTCGTGGAGAAACTCTCCGACCTGTTGGACACCCAGGCCCTGTTCCGCGCGGAAATCGAATCGCTTCGCACGGAGCTTTCCACACTCAGGCAGGAAAAGGAGCTCATCGAGAAGCGCTACCGCGACGAGATCGGCCGGCTCGAAACCGAAGTGGCGGAGCTACGCCGCGAGCGCACCGACATGTTCGAAAAGATTTGGGAGCGCATCGACCGGAAGGATCGTGGCGGCACCGGTCACGCCAAGAGTCCGGACAGTGATTTCATGCATTTGCCCCTCGTGGTGATGAACGACAAGGGCGAGTACCTCGGGGTCGCCGGCAAGCACGGCCATTTCTCTTTGCAGGAATTTATTCGCATTGTGCGGCGCAACGCCCGCGAGTCCGATCGACGCGTCACCTTGCGCTGGGACGCTGCCGGCAGCGACGGCTACGTACTGACACTGACCACCAGGGGGACGGACGGACAGGGGCACGAACACGCTATCGAACTGCAACAGACCGTGACGCCTAATGGGAATCGGGTGGTGCGCATAGCCAGGCTGACGATTGACGGCAATCCGGTGCCGGACCCCTTCCTGCTCGTATTGTTCCGCAAGATCCGCGACGGCTTCGACATCTGA
- a CDS encoding TRAP transporter small permease, translating to MVKRILNDLEEGIISFLLASMTLLVFVEVILRFVFNTGLMWAQEMTLLLSAWMVLFGVSYGVKVGSHIGVDAIVRLLPRNAKRVVSAIACLLAMVYCVLIIKGSYVYLMKMRMIGLEMEDLPVQRWIAQSILVIGMLLLGFRLVQLFIRILRDKADGFSLHDESKDARGMYEAIKAEEEENKAAGGAK from the coding sequence ATGGTCAAACGCATCCTCAACGACTTGGAGGAAGGAATCATTTCCTTCCTCCTTGCTTCTATGACACTGCTCGTCTTCGTGGAGGTCATTCTGCGCTTCGTCTTCAATACGGGCCTCATGTGGGCCCAGGAGATGACGCTGCTGCTCTCCGCGTGGATGGTCCTGTTCGGCGTCTCATACGGCGTCAAGGTCGGCTCGCACATCGGCGTGGATGCCATTGTCCGCCTGCTGCCGCGCAACGCGAAGCGGGTGGTCAGCGCCATCGCCTGCCTGCTCGCCATGGTCTACTGCGTCCTCATCATCAAGGGGTCGTACGTATACCTCATGAAAATGCGTATGATCGGGCTGGAAATGGAGGATCTGCCGGTACAACGATGGATCGCCCAGAGCATTCTCGTTATCGGCATGCTCCTGCTTGGTTTCCGGCTGGTCCAGCTGTTCATCCGCATCCTCCGCGACAAGGCGGATGGATTCTCGCTGCATGACGAATCCAAGGACGCCCGCGGCATGTACGAAGCCATCAAGGCGGAAGAGGAAGAAAATAAAGCGGCAGGAGGCGCCAAATGA
- the cbiB gene encoding adenosylcobinamide-phosphate synthase CbiB, translating to MLNSMDQNIVFMHFIPVLALALDILVGDPRGLPHPVVGLGRLASWWERLSRRLSWGARGAGAVLAGGFGTLLLAGFAGSVAWYLSGLDYVGPLIALYLAWSGLALGGLLREAHAAFRVVETGTLPEARRAVSMLVSRDTSTMEAPALRKALAETLAENLNDGLTAPFFYLILLGPAGLWAYKAVSTLDSMWGYRTPEYEHFGKVAARLDDVLAFIPARLTALGMLLAAVVAGPVGLQPRRLLQVLRGVRRDARKTSSPNAGWPMAAAAWIFGAPMGGRAVYFGEWVNKPVLGPVEQSGMPTEPQTGDRKAHSDGWTHKRFIGLLRLCFVAGVGMCVAMHLAGMFVRGEIGV from the coding sequence ATGCTGAACAGCATGGATCAGAACATCGTCTTCATGCATTTTATCCCGGTGCTCGCACTGGCGCTGGATATCCTGGTCGGCGACCCGCGCGGGCTGCCTCACCCTGTGGTCGGGCTGGGACGCCTCGCCTCCTGGTGGGAACGTCTCTCCCGGCGTCTTTCATGGGGTGCGCGTGGAGCAGGGGCCGTTCTCGCCGGCGGGTTCGGAACGCTCCTGCTCGCCGGATTCGCCGGTAGCGTCGCGTGGTATTTGTCCGGGCTGGATTACGTGGGGCCTCTCATCGCGCTGTATCTCGCATGGTCCGGCCTGGCTCTGGGCGGTCTGCTGCGGGAGGCGCACGCCGCCTTCCGAGTGGTGGAGACCGGCACTCTGCCCGAAGCCCGCCGGGCCGTGTCCATGCTGGTCAGCCGGGACACCTCGACAATGGAGGCCCCGGCATTGCGCAAGGCCCTGGCCGAGACCCTGGCCGAGAACCTCAACGACGGCCTCACGGCGCCTTTCTTTTATCTCATACTTCTTGGTCCGGCAGGTCTCTGGGCGTACAAGGCCGTTTCCACTCTGGACTCCATGTGGGGATACAGGACGCCCGAGTACGAACACTTCGGCAAGGTCGCGGCGCGGCTGGACGATGTTCTGGCCTTCATTCCGGCGCGGCTCACGGCGCTAGGCATGTTGCTGGCGGCCGTGGTTGCGGGCCCGGTCGGCTTGCAGCCGAGGCGTCTTCTGCAAGTCCTGCGAGGGGTGCGGCGGGACGCGCGCAAAACGAGCAGCCCCAACGCCGGCTGGCCCATGGCCGCGGCGGCGTGGATATTCGGCGCACCCATGGGGGGGCGGGCGGTCTATTTCGGGGAATGGGTGAACAAGCCGGTGCTCGGGCCCGTTGAACAATCCGGCATGCCCACGGAGCCGCAGACGGGAGACCGCAAGGCGCATTCCGATGGATGGACGCACAAACGGTTTATCGGGTTGCTGCGGCTGTGCTTTGTTGCCGGAGTGGGGATGTGCGTGGCAATGCATCTCGCCGGCATGTTCGTGCGCGGCGAAATCGGCGTGTGA
- a CDS encoding chemotaxis protein CheX, with translation MPSLDAKTHSKRRTLDVAFINPFLNAVIEVLRTMATTEVEPGKPYLKEDDKARGDVTGLIAVTGYSKGSFALTFPEPCARAIISTMLGGEELAPYGNDVRDGVGELTNMIAGLARRDLAHLGMKFHASVPEVMMGPEHTVEHLAKAPVLCIPFTCPHGDIVVEVCLDIS, from the coding sequence ATGCCAAGTCTCGACGCCAAGACCCATTCCAAACGGCGCACGCTCGATGTCGCCTTCATCAACCCGTTCCTCAACGCCGTCATCGAGGTGCTGCGGACCATGGCCACGACTGAAGTCGAGCCGGGCAAACCGTACCTCAAAGAAGACGACAAGGCACGCGGCGATGTTACGGGCCTCATTGCCGTCACCGGATATTCCAAAGGCAGCTTCGCCCTGACGTTTCCGGAACCCTGCGCCCGCGCAATCATCTCCACCATGCTCGGCGGCGAGGAACTCGCGCCCTACGGCAACGACGTTCGCGACGGCGTCGGCGAGCTCACCAACATGATTGCCGGCCTCGCACGACGGGACCTCGCCCACCTCGGCATGAAATTCCACGCCTCGGTCCCGGAAGTCATGATGGGCCCCGAACACACGGTGGAGCACCTTGCCAAGGCGCCGGTGCTCTGCATACCGTTCACCTGCCCGCATGGCGATATCGTGGTCGAAGTCTGTCTGGATATTTCATAA
- a CDS encoding YkgJ family cysteine cluster protein produces MDQSAPPASPHVCARCARCCVVTPEEKPLVFPLFPLEIERLNRCAEELGIPAWLEYEPNTAEFQTAMVRLFPAEQNIVSSLFPPGQLHARLGVLDDGRCVFLGNTGCLLPQSARPAHCLLFPLWVARGRIRPLDADCLAISGARSLAEILDKLRLTEDSLHTAYANLRRAWNLP; encoded by the coding sequence ATGGACCAGTCCGCGCCCCCGGCGTCGCCCCATGTCTGCGCTCGTTGCGCACGATGCTGCGTCGTTACTCCAGAAGAAAAGCCCCTTGTTTTCCCGCTTTTTCCCCTGGAAATCGAACGGCTGAATCGTTGCGCAGAGGAACTCGGCATTCCGGCCTGGCTGGAGTACGAACCGAACACTGCCGAGTTCCAGACTGCTATGGTTCGATTATTCCCTGCCGAGCAGAATATTGTCTCCTCTCTCTTTCCCCCGGGTCAACTCCACGCGCGTCTCGGTGTCCTGGACGACGGGCGTTGCGTTTTCCTCGGCAATACCGGGTGCTTGCTCCCGCAATCTGCAAGACCTGCGCATTGCCTGCTGTTCCCGCTCTGGGTGGCGCGGGGCCGCATCCGCCCCCTGGACGCCGACTGCCTCGCCATTTCCGGCGCGCGGAGTCTCGCTGAAATCCTTGATAAACTAAGACTTACAGAAGACTCTCTGCATACTGCATACGCGAATCTCAGACGCGCCTGGAATCTGCCGTAA
- a CDS encoding VOC family protein yields the protein MKSAITHVFITVDDHDKGLDYYESVLGFNRTWDVAMDNGWRWLTVSPQGHETCNIVINKASNDAEFAIIGNQSAGDYTPVFIIETDDFQAQYEDWKAKGVNFVEEPMTMPWGIMASFRDPWGNLLLLMQSNPHFTDGRIDV from the coding sequence ATGAAATCAGCCATCACGCACGTATTCATCACGGTGGACGATCACGACAAAGGCCTTGATTATTACGAGAGCGTTTTGGGATTCAACAGGACGTGGGACGTCGCCATGGACAACGGCTGGCGATGGCTCACGGTCTCACCGCAAGGCCACGAGACCTGCAACATCGTCATCAACAAAGCGTCCAACGATGCGGAGTTCGCCATTATCGGCAATCAAAGCGCTGGCGACTACACCCCTGTTTTCATTATCGAAACAGACGATTTCCAGGCGCAATACGAGGATTGGAAGGCCAAGGGCGTGAATTTTGTGGAAGAGCCTATGACCATGCCCTGGGGCATCATGGCCAGCTTCCGCGACCCCTGGGGAAATCTGCTGCTCCTTATGCAGTCCAATCCGCACTTCACAGACGGCAGGATCGACGTGTAG